A window of Bacteroidota bacterium contains these coding sequences:
- a CDS encoding aconitate hydratase yields the protein MAHNLSQKILRDHLVSGKMEPGSEISIRIDQILTQDATGTMAYLQFEAMGVPRIRTKLSVSYVDHNMLQQDFMNADDHQYLQSVAAKYGIYFSRPGNGICHQVHRERFGVPGETLIGSDSHTPTGGGLGMIAIGAGGLDIALAMAGEPYVISMPKILGVKLTGNLQPWVSGKDIILEVLRLLTCKGGINKIIEYHGPGVDSLAIGDRFTITNMGAELGATTSVFPSDKVTKGYLEAQGRGNAWKELKADAGAAYDRVDIKLHTENDKRAIAALKEGSAINLSISETDKAGFVTVEFDGLVIDLDKLEPLIAQPHAPDNVVKVSELAKQKIKADQACIGSCTNSSYFDLSVAAHMLKNNSIHPNTSFTLTPGSKQVFEMIARNNELADIISSGARILESACGPCIGMGQAPPSGGVSVRSFNRNFEGRTGTMDAKAYLASPETATATALMGYITDPRDAAKAFNIQPMKRSEPEKYLIVDSMIVPPATDPEKIEIIRGPNIKPIPQFDEMPATVKGKVLLKAGDNISTDHISPAGAKVLPLRSNIPAISEFTFTRVDPEFPKRCKEWGGGFVIGGDNYGQGSSREHAALSPRFLGVKAVIVKIFNRIHRANLINFGILPLTFSDANDYNNIDFGDELALESIREQLKSGEQKGQVVLKILTKNKEIKLNYDLTERQKEILLAGGMLNMARRKLPN from the coding sequence ATGGCACATAATCTTTCTCAAAAAATTCTTCGAGACCACCTCGTTTCAGGGAAAATGGAACCGGGTTCTGAAATTTCAATTCGTATCGATCAAATTCTCACTCAAGATGCTACCGGTACGATGGCATACCTGCAGTTCGAAGCGATGGGTGTTCCTCGCATCCGTACAAAACTTTCGGTAAGCTACGTTGACCATAATATGCTTCAACAAGATTTTATGAATGCTGACGACCATCAGTATTTACAGAGCGTTGCCGCTAAGTACGGAATATATTTTTCACGTCCCGGAAACGGAATTTGCCATCAGGTTCACCGTGAAAGATTCGGAGTTCCGGGTGAAACTTTAATCGGCTCCGACTCGCACACGCCAACAGGTGGCGGGCTTGGAATGATTGCTATCGGTGCGGGCGGATTAGACATCGCTCTCGCAATGGCTGGCGAGCCATACGTGATATCGATGCCAAAAATTTTAGGAGTGAAACTTACGGGAAATTTGCAGCCCTGGGTCTCAGGAAAAGATATCATACTCGAAGTTCTCCGTTTGCTCACTTGTAAAGGCGGCATCAATAAAATTATTGAGTATCATGGACCCGGTGTCGATTCGTTAGCTATCGGCGATAGGTTCACAATTACAAACATGGGTGCCGAGCTTGGCGCAACAACATCTGTCTTCCCAAGTGATAAAGTTACTAAAGGTTATCTCGAAGCTCAAGGAAGAGGAAACGCCTGGAAGGAATTAAAGGCGGATGCCGGGGCAGCTTACGATCGTGTCGATATAAAATTACACACCGAAAACGACAAACGCGCGATTGCGGCATTGAAAGAAGGAAGTGCGATAAATTTATCTATTAGCGAAACGGATAAAGCTGGCTTTGTTACAGTTGAGTTCGACGGATTGGTAATTGACCTCGATAAGTTAGAACCATTAATCGCACAACCACACGCGCCGGATAACGTAGTGAAAGTAAGCGAACTTGCTAAACAAAAAATTAAAGCTGACCAGGCTTGCATCGGTTCCTGCACTAACTCAAGTTACTTTGACCTGAGCGTTGCAGCGCACATGCTGAAGAATAATTCAATCCATCCCAACACATCGTTCACACTCACACCCGGTTCAAAGCAAGTTTTTGAAATGATTGCTCGCAATAATGAACTAGCAGATATTATTTCTTCTGGCGCGCGAATACTTGAATCGGCTTGCGGTCCGTGTATCGGCATGGGACAAGCACCGCCAAGCGGCGGAGTTTCGGTGCGCTCCTTCAACAGAAATTTCGAGGGCAGAACCGGAACGATGGACGCGAAAGCATATTTGGCGTCGCCGGAAACCGCTACTGCAACGGCACTTATGGGATACATCACCGACCCGCGGGATGCGGCAAAAGCTTTTAACATTCAACCCATGAAACGCAGTGAACCGGAAAAATATTTGATCGTAGATTCAATGATTGTTCCGCCCGCAACCGATCCGGAGAAAATTGAAATCATTCGCGGACCTAACATCAAACCGATTCCACAATTCGATGAGATGCCCGCAACTGTCAAGGGCAAAGTTTTATTGAAAGCAGGCGACAACATTTCAACCGACCATATTTCACCCGCGGGCGCCAAGGTGCTTCCTTTAAGATCGAACATCCCTGCAATTTCTGAATTCACATTCACACGTGTCGATCCGGAATTCCCAAAGCGATGCAAAGAGTGGGGCGGCGGATTCGTCATCGGCGGCGACAACTACGGACAAGGGTCAAGCCGTGAACATGCTGCGCTCTCACCGAGATTCTTGGGGGTTAAAGCCGTCATCGTAAAAATATTCAACCGTATTCATCGGGCAAATTTAATAAACTTTGGAATTTTACCGCTTACTTTCTCCGACGCGAATGATTATAACAACATCGATTTCGGAGACGAGTTAGCTTTAGAGAGTATCAGAGAACAGTTGAAATCAGGCGAACAGAAAGGACAAGTTGTTCTAAAAATTCTAACAAAAAATAAAGAAATAAAACTCAACTATGACCTTACAGAAAGACAAAAGGAAATCCTCCTAGCCGGCGGTATGCTGAATATGGCAAGGAGAAAATTACCTAACTGA